A window from Chelmon rostratus isolate fCheRos1 chromosome 13, fCheRos1.pri, whole genome shotgun sequence encodes these proteins:
- the LOC121615908 gene encoding alsin-like isoform X5, translating to MECREERPADEQAPTPLERGLLHIWQSVGSCAQVCPERVFLSRPVLQTALGEHHGLLLTQGGLVYSFGELLWRDLSVPVSDPVLEASLLGRMVVRVAAGGFHCGALSEQGNVYVWGENTAGQCGLTERGIAANITVSEPCPLTVVDSDVVPPAAVRVVNLAFGREHSLALSAQNELWAWGSGCQLGLVTNTFPVWRPQKVEHLSGRHVIQVACGAYHSLALVRSLPPQNYNTQKPSEKRERGQSPHYTVTEKEEPFVVDGGHYCPLGVELTEVMTSETSPRRRGPRRRLQPGGRSAGSSPASVASEDGKSNTKQKNLPAGTKLEPDDPLTQTDGSPKSQPLPGCRSNKKSAFPDEMELQSLLQKLSCHSLEMHHTSGPGDTDSLSSYTSDDSCVSSTPSTDLLTSSYKEDFPIKSQSNNNSGLAVPYSSSPVCLEDVRLCLEAEEQALKGKKSSSLTNINQRGNTAANRRRSLPGTPTRGSPRRRRPCACKPSSAGRTQAAAPEEADDGLPSLDTEVWSWGRGSEGQLGHGDQLARLQPLCIKPLTGEEVIQVAAGSHHSLALTAHCQVYSWGSNMCGQLGHVNSPVTVPQQTKLSDGLRVWDVSAGQSHSLLLADGDCVQPVLLYCGQRQEPMSAQSERSNPNQRSCQRSPNRAESYTVRPTLLPFCMEMGYASSVCSGGQNCTVLVDQNVMGFISAIHEMASRERQFYCWLNSVRKLLLTPLRNRESSCPSLGEPCTHLFFSLCESFVRLSTLIGRHSTSLTYFQHDVQGRDVTSLPLLMQTEHFLDSYKEYCSSVGNFQVMGGFQSLRKLSLECLDSQQTVLAQLCVSDQSVGGDADLVSLLYRPLQQLHQYSRVLLKLAACYDVLTAEYQSLHQGFSQYESLSLSLLRRKKEAETTLLFWKTHSGKTTQEVLRLPQRRVVCESSNRSLTLQNAGRFSNHWFMLFNDVLVHTQGAIPSQSLFSTHHVYPLTCLWVKPVTEDSSSLYAIKITCPEESFTVVASTPQEKNKWLRSINQAVDQVLGGGGQGSSPGVMGMSRTASYTFTGEGRFKDAKYTGGWLAGRVHGRGTMKWPDGQMYSGNFKNGLEDGYGECIIPNKTLNKPDIYQGHWREGKIHGFGKYKYASGEVYEGCFSDGQRHGYGMLSSGKMAKKSSSVFIGHWVHDKKTGYGVYDDITRGEKYMGVWLDEQRHGSAVVVTQHGVYYEGTFRDNKMSGPGLLVSDDDTALHGEFSDDWTVNGKGVLSLANGDCLEGQFSGEWTAGLKVVGTYTKPVVDEPESKDRSSVLRLGQYVVPAGQRWVCVFDECWSRLGCDAPGRGERAAAWENIAVTITTARRHSPDLSKSQTKVLECLEFIPQHGEPVTTANYDNIRRYLIKACETPLHPLGWLVETLVTVYRMTYVGVGSNCRLLRQAVQEVQAYLTHFYCIVRFLFPGLPDDGGIIPDPPASPAGRHNSDTAEQASVMVVSCSSLLLPLLLPRLYPPLFTLYCLQEEREEAQYWERILRINKQPDQSLLNFLGVQEKFWPVWMSILGERKQIVSTSKDACFVSAVETLQQISTTFTPSDKLLVIQKTFEELTQEVKPLLHGDFLWCMDDLLPLFLYVVFRARIRNLGAEVNLIEDLMDPNVQHGELGMMFTTLKACYIQIQREPTT from the exons ATGGAGTGCAGAGAAGAGAG gCCTGCAGATGAGCAGGCCCCAACACCTCTAGAGCGAGGACTGCTCCACATCTGGCAGTCAGTGGGCTCCTGTGCGCAGGTCTGTCCAGAGAGAGTGTTCCTGTCCAGGCCTGTTCTGCAGACTGCCTTGGGAGAACACCATGGACTCCTGCTGACACAGG GTGGTCTGGTGTACTCATTCGGTGAGCTGTTGTGGAGGGATCTTAGCGTTCCGGTGTCTGATCCGGTGCTGGAGGCCTCTCTGCTGGGGAGGATGGTAGTCCGTGTGGCCGCCGGTGGCTTTCACTGTGGAGCGCTGAGCGAGCAGGGCAACGTCTACGTGTGGGGAGAGAACACTGCAGGACAGTGTGGGCTGACTGAGAGGGGCATAGCTGCGAACATCACAG TTTCAGAGCCGTGTCCGCTCACTGTGGTGGACAGTGATGTTGTTCCTCCAGCAGCGGTTCGGGTTGTGAATCTGGCCTTTGGGCGGGAGCACAGTCTGGCTCTGTCGGCCCAGAATGAGCTGTGGGCGTGGGGCAGCGGTTGTCAGCTTGGCCTGGTCACGAACACCTTCCCTGTGTGGAGACCACAGAAG GTGGAGCACTTGTCAGGCAGACATGTGATTCAG GTGGCTTGTGGTGCCTACCACAGTCTGGCCCTGGTTCGTAGTTTACCTCCACAGAACTACAATACCCAGAAGCCTTCTGAAAAGAGGGAGCGGGGCCAGTCTCCTCACtacacagtgacagagaaggaggagccATTTGTGGTTGATGGTGGTCACTACTGTCCACTAGGGGTGGAGCTTACTGAAGTCATGACAAGCGAG ACCTCTCCCAGAAGAAGAGGTCCCAGACGGAGGCTCCAACCCGGGGGAAGGTCAGCTGGCAGCAGCCCTGCCTCGGTGGCTTCTGAAGATGGCAAATCTAACACTAAACA GAAGAATCTTCCAGCTGGCACCAAGCTTGAGCCTGATGACCCTCTGACTCAGACAGATGGCAGCCCCAAGTCCCAACCACTGCCAGGCTGCAGATCCAATAAGAAGTCAGCTTTCCCTGATGAAATGGAGCTTCAGAGCCTCCTGCAGAAACTCTCTTGTCACTCATTGGAGATGCACCACACCTCTGGGCCCGGAGATACAGACTCACTGAGCAGTTACACATCAG AtgacagctgtgtttcctcAACTCCTTCCACGGATTTGTTGACATCTAGTTATAAGGAAGACTTTCCAATTAAGAGTCAAAGCAACAA TAACAGTGGACTGGCTGTGCCATACTCCTCCTCCCCAGTGTGTTTGGAAGATGTTCGGCTTTGCcttgaggcagaggagcaggcACTAAAGGGGAAGAAGAGCTCCAGTCTCACTAATATAAACCAGAGAGggaacacagcagcaaacaggagaCGCTCCCTGCCTGGAACACCCACCCGTG ggTCTCCGCGGCGACGGCGGCCTTGTGCCTGCAAGCCATCTTCTGCTGGTCGAACCCAGGCTGCAGCACCGGAGGAGGCTGACGATGGACTGCCGTCTCTGGACACAGAAGTGTGGAGCTGGGGTCGTGGTTCTGAGGGTCAACTGGGCCACGGAGATCAGCTCGCCAG ACTCCAGCCTCTGTGTATCAAGCCTTTGACAGGCGAGGAGGTGATCCAAGTTGCTGCAGGGTCACACCATTCATTGGCTCTCACCGCTCACTGCCag GTGTATTCATGGGGCAGCAACATGTGTGGACAGCTCGGTCATGTCAACAGTCCTGTCACTGTACCGCAACAGACAAAG CTGTCTGATGGTCTTCGGGTTTGGGATGTGTCGGCTGGTCAGAGTCACTCCCTCCTCCTGGCTGATGGAGACTGTGTCCAGCCAGTCCTGTTGTACTGCGGCCAGCGGCAAGAACCGATGTCAGCACAGAGTGAGAGGTCAAACCCGAACCAAAGGTCATGCCAGAGGTCACCCAACAGAGCAGAGAGTTATACTGTCAGACCCACCCTGCTGCCCTTCTGCATGGAG atgGGTTATGCTAGTAGTGTGTGCAGTGGGGGTCAGAACTGTACAGTGCTGGTAGACCAGAACGTCATGGGTTTCATCTCAGCTATCCATGAGATGGcctccagagagagacagttcTACTGCTGGCTGAACAGCGTCAGGAAGCTCCTCCTCACACCGCTACGTAACAGAG AGAGTTCGTGCCCATCGTTAGGTGAGCCGTGCactcatctcttcttctctctctgtgagagTTTTGTTCGTTTGAGCACCCTGATTGGCCGACACTCGACGTCACTCACCTACTTCCAGCATGATGTGCAGGGCCGTGATGTCACTTCCCTTCCCCTGCTGATGCAAACTGAGCACTTTTTGGACTCGTATAAAGA GTATTGTTCGTCTGTCGGTAACTTCCAGGTGATGGGTGGATTTCAATCACTCCGTAAACTTTCTCT TGAGTGTTTAGACTCTCAGCAGACTGTGCTTGCtcaactgtgtgtgtcagaccaGTCTGTCGGCGGCGATGCTGATCTGGTTTCATTGTTGTACCggcctctgcagcagcttcaccagTACAGCCGAGTCCTGCTCAAACTGGCAGCCTGTTACGATGTG TTAACTGCAGAGTATCAGTCCCTCCATCAGGGCTTTAGTCAGTATGAGTCCCTGTCTTTGTccctgctgaggaggaagaaggaggctGAAACCACCCTCCTCTTCTGGAAGACCCACTCTGGAAAAACTACT caggAGGTTCTGCGTCTCCCACAGCGTCGTGTGGTGTGTGAAAGCAGCAACAGATCTCTGACTCTGCAGAATGCCGGGCGGTTCTCCAACCACTGGTTCATGCTGTTCAATGATGTACTGgtgcacacacag GGTGCCATTCCCTCTCAGAGCCTT ttctCCACACATCACGTCTAtcctctgacctgtctgtggGTGAAACCAGTCactgaagacagcagcagcct CTATGCCATCAAAATTACGTGTCCAGAGGAGAGTTTCACTGTGGTGGCCTCAACACCACAAGAGAAG AACAAGTGGTTACGATCTATTAACCAGGCGGTAGATCAGGTGCTGGGTGGTGGAGGTCAGGGATCATCGCCGGGGGTGATGGGAATGTCTCGCACAGCCTCCTACACGTTCACTGGAGAAGGACGGTTTAAAGATGCCAAGTACACCGGGGGCTGGCTGGCAGGACGAGTTCATGGCAG AGGCACCATGAAATGGCCTGATGGACAGATGTACAGCGGGAACTTTAAGAATGGACTGGAGGATGG cTATGGAGAGTGTATAATACCTAACAAAACGCTGAATAAGCCGGACATCTACCAAGGACACTGGAGAGAGGGCAAGATCCATGGTTTCGGCAAGTACAA GTATGCCAGTGGCGAGGTGTACGAGGGCTGTTTCAGTGATGGGCAGCGGCACGGTTACGGCATGCTGAGCTCTGGTAAGATGGCCAAAAAGTCCTCAAGCGTTTTCATTGGCCACTGGGTCCATGACAAGAAGACAGGATATGGAGTCtatgatgacatcaccag AGGTGAGAAGTACATGGGAGTGTGGCTGGACGAGCAGCGGCATGGCAGCGCTGTGGTTGTCACCCAGCACGGTGTGTACTATGAAGGGACCTTCAGAGACAACAAGATGAGT GGTCCAGGTCTGTTGGTGTCAGATGACGACACGGCTCTGCACGGGGAGTTTTCTGATGACTGGACTGTCAATGGGAAG GGCGTTTTATCCCTGGCTAATGGTGACTGCCTGGAGGGCCAGTTCAGTGGCGAGTGGACTGCAGGGCTGAAAGTGGTTGGAACGTATACCAAACCAGTCGTTGATGAACCagaaagcaaagacagaagCAGTGTACT caggttgGGTCAATATGTGGTGCCTGCGGGTCAGAGGTGGGTCTGTGTCTTTGATGAATGTTGGAGTCGACTGGGCTGTGACGCtcctgggagaggagagagggctGCAGCCTGGGAGAACATAGCGGTTACTATAACAACTGCACGACGGCACAG cccAGATCTCAGTAAGTCTCAGACTAAAGTGTTGGAGTGTTTGGAGTTTATTCCTCAACATGGAGAACCAGTCACCACTGCAAACTATGACAACATACGACGATACCTCATCAAG GCCTGTGAAACCCCTCTCCACCCTCTGGGCTGGCTGGTGGAGACGTTGGTGACTGTCTACAGGATGACTTATGTCGGCGTGGGATCCAACTGCAGGCTACTCCGGCAGGCCGTCCAGGAGGTTCAGGCCTACCTCACACACTTCTACTGCATTGTCCG GTTTCTGTTTCCGGGGTTACCAGATGATGGTGGCATCATCCCAGACCCCCCTGCCTCTccagcaggcagacacaactctgacacagcagagcaggc CAGTGTCATGGTGGtgagctgctcctctctgctcctccctctgctgctccctcgACTCTACCCTCCTCTCTTTACCCTGTACTGCCTGCAGGAGGAACGGGAGGAGGCCCAGTACTGGGAGCGCATCCTCCGAATCAACAAGCAGCCCGACCAGTCACTGCTCAACTTCCTGGGAGTGCAGGA GAAGTTCTGGCCTGTGTGGATGTCAATTctgggagagagaaagcag ATTGTGTCTACCAGTAAAGATGCctgctttgtttctgctgtagAGACACTCCAACAAATCAG CACCACCTTCACTCCGTCAGACAAACTCCTCGTCATCCAGAAGACGTTTGAGGAGTtgacacaggaagtaaaacctCTGCTGCATGGTGACTTCCTGTGGTGCATGGACGACCTGCTCCCCCTGTTCCTCTATGTGGTGTTCAGGGCGAG gATCAGGAACCTGGGAGCTGAGGTTAATCTGATAGAAGATTTAATGGATCCCAACGTTCAGCATGGAGAGCTGGGAATGATGTTCACCACACTTAAG GCCTGCTACATCCAGATCCAGCGGGAGCCAACTACATAG
- the LOC121615908 gene encoding alsin-like isoform X6: protein MECREERPADEQAPTPLERGLLHIWQSVGSCAQVCPERVFLSRPVLQTALGEHHGLLLTQGGLVYSFGELLWRDLSVPVSDPVLEASLLGRMVVRVAAGGFHCGALSEQGNVYVWGENTAGQCGLTERGIAANITVSEPCPLTVVDSDVVPPAAVRVVNLAFGREHSLALSAQNELWAWGSGCQLGLVTNTFPVWRPQKVEHLSGRHVIQVACGAYHSLALVRSLPPQNYNTQKPSEKRERGQSPHYTVTEKEEPFVVDGGHYCPLGVELTEVMTSETSPRRRGPRRRLQPGGRSAGSSPASVASEDGKSNTKQKNLPAGTKLEPDDPLTQTDGSPKSQPLPGCRSNKKSAFPDEMELQSLLQKLSCHSLEMHHTSGPGDTDSLSSYTSDDSCVSSTPSTDLLTSSYKEDFPIKSQSNNNSGLAVPYSSSPVCLEDVRLCLEAEEQALKGKKSSSLTNINQRGNTAANRRRSLPGTPTRGSPRRRRPCACKPSSAGRTQAAAPEEADDGLPSLDTEVWSWGRGSEGQLGHGDQLARLQPLCIKPLTGEEVIQVAAGSHHSLALTAHCQVYSWGSNMCGQLGHVNSPVTVPQQTKLSDGLRVWDVSAGQSHSLLLADGDCVQPVLLYCGQRQEPMSAQSERSNPNQRSCQRSPNRAESYTVRPTLLPFCMEMGYASSVCSGGQNCTVLVDQNVMGFISAIHEMASRERQFYCWLNSVRKLLLTPLRNRESSCPSLGEPCTHLFFSLCESFVRLSTLIGRHSTSLTYFQHDVQGRDVTSLPLLMQTEHFLDSYKEYCSSVGNFQVMGGFQSLRKLSLECLDSQQTVLAQLCVSDQSVGGDADLVSLLYRPLQQLHQYSRVLLKLAACYDVLTAEYQSLHQGFSQYESLSLSLLRRKKEAETTLLFWKTHSGKTTEVLRLPQRRVVCESSNRSLTLQNAGRFSNHWFMLFNDVLVHTQGAIPSQSLFSTHHVYPLTCLWVKPVTEDSSSLYAIKITCPEESFTVVASTPQEKNKWLRSINQAVDQVLGGGGQGSSPGVMGMSRTASYTFTGEGRFKDAKYTGGWLAGRVHGRGTMKWPDGQMYSGNFKNGLEDGYGECIIPNKTLNKPDIYQGHWREGKIHGFGKYKYASGEVYEGCFSDGQRHGYGMLSSGKMAKKSSSVFIGHWVHDKKTGYGVYDDITRGEKYMGVWLDEQRHGSAVVVTQHGVYYEGTFRDNKMSGPGLLVSDDDTALHGEFSDDWTVNGKGVLSLANGDCLEGQFSGEWTAGLKVVGTYTKPVVDEPESKDRSSVLRLGQYVVPAGQRWVCVFDECWSRLGCDAPGRGERAAAWENIAVTITTARRHSPDLSKSQTKVLECLEFIPQHGEPVTTANYDNIRRYLIKACETPLHPLGWLVETLVTVYRMTYVGVGSNCRLLRQAVQEVQAYLTHFYCIVRFLFPGLPDDGGIIPDPPASPAGRHNSDTAEQAVMVVSCSSLLLPLLLPRLYPPLFTLYCLQEEREEAQYWERILRINKQPDQSLLNFLGVQEKFWPVWMSILGERKQIVSTSKDACFVSAVETLQQISTTFTPSDKLLVIQKTFEELTQEVKPLLHGDFLWCMDDLLPLFLYVVFRARIRNLGAEVNLIEDLMDPNVQHGELGMMFTTLKACYIQIQREPTT, encoded by the exons ATGGAGTGCAGAGAAGAGAG gCCTGCAGATGAGCAGGCCCCAACACCTCTAGAGCGAGGACTGCTCCACATCTGGCAGTCAGTGGGCTCCTGTGCGCAGGTCTGTCCAGAGAGAGTGTTCCTGTCCAGGCCTGTTCTGCAGACTGCCTTGGGAGAACACCATGGACTCCTGCTGACACAGG GTGGTCTGGTGTACTCATTCGGTGAGCTGTTGTGGAGGGATCTTAGCGTTCCGGTGTCTGATCCGGTGCTGGAGGCCTCTCTGCTGGGGAGGATGGTAGTCCGTGTGGCCGCCGGTGGCTTTCACTGTGGAGCGCTGAGCGAGCAGGGCAACGTCTACGTGTGGGGAGAGAACACTGCAGGACAGTGTGGGCTGACTGAGAGGGGCATAGCTGCGAACATCACAG TTTCAGAGCCGTGTCCGCTCACTGTGGTGGACAGTGATGTTGTTCCTCCAGCAGCGGTTCGGGTTGTGAATCTGGCCTTTGGGCGGGAGCACAGTCTGGCTCTGTCGGCCCAGAATGAGCTGTGGGCGTGGGGCAGCGGTTGTCAGCTTGGCCTGGTCACGAACACCTTCCCTGTGTGGAGACCACAGAAG GTGGAGCACTTGTCAGGCAGACATGTGATTCAG GTGGCTTGTGGTGCCTACCACAGTCTGGCCCTGGTTCGTAGTTTACCTCCACAGAACTACAATACCCAGAAGCCTTCTGAAAAGAGGGAGCGGGGCCAGTCTCCTCACtacacagtgacagagaaggaggagccATTTGTGGTTGATGGTGGTCACTACTGTCCACTAGGGGTGGAGCTTACTGAAGTCATGACAAGCGAG ACCTCTCCCAGAAGAAGAGGTCCCAGACGGAGGCTCCAACCCGGGGGAAGGTCAGCTGGCAGCAGCCCTGCCTCGGTGGCTTCTGAAGATGGCAAATCTAACACTAAACA GAAGAATCTTCCAGCTGGCACCAAGCTTGAGCCTGATGACCCTCTGACTCAGACAGATGGCAGCCCCAAGTCCCAACCACTGCCAGGCTGCAGATCCAATAAGAAGTCAGCTTTCCCTGATGAAATGGAGCTTCAGAGCCTCCTGCAGAAACTCTCTTGTCACTCATTGGAGATGCACCACACCTCTGGGCCCGGAGATACAGACTCACTGAGCAGTTACACATCAG AtgacagctgtgtttcctcAACTCCTTCCACGGATTTGTTGACATCTAGTTATAAGGAAGACTTTCCAATTAAGAGTCAAAGCAACAA TAACAGTGGACTGGCTGTGCCATACTCCTCCTCCCCAGTGTGTTTGGAAGATGTTCGGCTTTGCcttgaggcagaggagcaggcACTAAAGGGGAAGAAGAGCTCCAGTCTCACTAATATAAACCAGAGAGggaacacagcagcaaacaggagaCGCTCCCTGCCTGGAACACCCACCCGTG ggTCTCCGCGGCGACGGCGGCCTTGTGCCTGCAAGCCATCTTCTGCTGGTCGAACCCAGGCTGCAGCACCGGAGGAGGCTGACGATGGACTGCCGTCTCTGGACACAGAAGTGTGGAGCTGGGGTCGTGGTTCTGAGGGTCAACTGGGCCACGGAGATCAGCTCGCCAG ACTCCAGCCTCTGTGTATCAAGCCTTTGACAGGCGAGGAGGTGATCCAAGTTGCTGCAGGGTCACACCATTCATTGGCTCTCACCGCTCACTGCCag GTGTATTCATGGGGCAGCAACATGTGTGGACAGCTCGGTCATGTCAACAGTCCTGTCACTGTACCGCAACAGACAAAG CTGTCTGATGGTCTTCGGGTTTGGGATGTGTCGGCTGGTCAGAGTCACTCCCTCCTCCTGGCTGATGGAGACTGTGTCCAGCCAGTCCTGTTGTACTGCGGCCAGCGGCAAGAACCGATGTCAGCACAGAGTGAGAGGTCAAACCCGAACCAAAGGTCATGCCAGAGGTCACCCAACAGAGCAGAGAGTTATACTGTCAGACCCACCCTGCTGCCCTTCTGCATGGAG atgGGTTATGCTAGTAGTGTGTGCAGTGGGGGTCAGAACTGTACAGTGCTGGTAGACCAGAACGTCATGGGTTTCATCTCAGCTATCCATGAGATGGcctccagagagagacagttcTACTGCTGGCTGAACAGCGTCAGGAAGCTCCTCCTCACACCGCTACGTAACAGAG AGAGTTCGTGCCCATCGTTAGGTGAGCCGTGCactcatctcttcttctctctctgtgagagTTTTGTTCGTTTGAGCACCCTGATTGGCCGACACTCGACGTCACTCACCTACTTCCAGCATGATGTGCAGGGCCGTGATGTCACTTCCCTTCCCCTGCTGATGCAAACTGAGCACTTTTTGGACTCGTATAAAGA GTATTGTTCGTCTGTCGGTAACTTCCAGGTGATGGGTGGATTTCAATCACTCCGTAAACTTTCTCT TGAGTGTTTAGACTCTCAGCAGACTGTGCTTGCtcaactgtgtgtgtcagaccaGTCTGTCGGCGGCGATGCTGATCTGGTTTCATTGTTGTACCggcctctgcagcagcttcaccagTACAGCCGAGTCCTGCTCAAACTGGCAGCCTGTTACGATGTG TTAACTGCAGAGTATCAGTCCCTCCATCAGGGCTTTAGTCAGTATGAGTCCCTGTCTTTGTccctgctgaggaggaagaaggaggctGAAACCACCCTCCTCTTCTGGAAGACCCACTCTGGAAAAACTACT gAGGTTCTGCGTCTCCCACAGCGTCGTGTGGTGTGTGAAAGCAGCAACAGATCTCTGACTCTGCAGAATGCCGGGCGGTTCTCCAACCACTGGTTCATGCTGTTCAATGATGTACTGgtgcacacacag GGTGCCATTCCCTCTCAGAGCCTT ttctCCACACATCACGTCTAtcctctgacctgtctgtggGTGAAACCAGTCactgaagacagcagcagcct CTATGCCATCAAAATTACGTGTCCAGAGGAGAGTTTCACTGTGGTGGCCTCAACACCACAAGAGAAG AACAAGTGGTTACGATCTATTAACCAGGCGGTAGATCAGGTGCTGGGTGGTGGAGGTCAGGGATCATCGCCGGGGGTGATGGGAATGTCTCGCACAGCCTCCTACACGTTCACTGGAGAAGGACGGTTTAAAGATGCCAAGTACACCGGGGGCTGGCTGGCAGGACGAGTTCATGGCAG AGGCACCATGAAATGGCCTGATGGACAGATGTACAGCGGGAACTTTAAGAATGGACTGGAGGATGG cTATGGAGAGTGTATAATACCTAACAAAACGCTGAATAAGCCGGACATCTACCAAGGACACTGGAGAGAGGGCAAGATCCATGGTTTCGGCAAGTACAA GTATGCCAGTGGCGAGGTGTACGAGGGCTGTTTCAGTGATGGGCAGCGGCACGGTTACGGCATGCTGAGCTCTGGTAAGATGGCCAAAAAGTCCTCAAGCGTTTTCATTGGCCACTGGGTCCATGACAAGAAGACAGGATATGGAGTCtatgatgacatcaccag AGGTGAGAAGTACATGGGAGTGTGGCTGGACGAGCAGCGGCATGGCAGCGCTGTGGTTGTCACCCAGCACGGTGTGTACTATGAAGGGACCTTCAGAGACAACAAGATGAGT GGTCCAGGTCTGTTGGTGTCAGATGACGACACGGCTCTGCACGGGGAGTTTTCTGATGACTGGACTGTCAATGGGAAG GGCGTTTTATCCCTGGCTAATGGTGACTGCCTGGAGGGCCAGTTCAGTGGCGAGTGGACTGCAGGGCTGAAAGTGGTTGGAACGTATACCAAACCAGTCGTTGATGAACCagaaagcaaagacagaagCAGTGTACT caggttgGGTCAATATGTGGTGCCTGCGGGTCAGAGGTGGGTCTGTGTCTTTGATGAATGTTGGAGTCGACTGGGCTGTGACGCtcctgggagaggagagagggctGCAGCCTGGGAGAACATAGCGGTTACTATAACAACTGCACGACGGCACAG cccAGATCTCAGTAAGTCTCAGACTAAAGTGTTGGAGTGTTTGGAGTTTATTCCTCAACATGGAGAACCAGTCACCACTGCAAACTATGACAACATACGACGATACCTCATCAAG GCCTGTGAAACCCCTCTCCACCCTCTGGGCTGGCTGGTGGAGACGTTGGTGACTGTCTACAGGATGACTTATGTCGGCGTGGGATCCAACTGCAGGCTACTCCGGCAGGCCGTCCAGGAGGTTCAGGCCTACCTCACACACTTCTACTGCATTGTCCG GTTTCTGTTTCCGGGGTTACCAGATGATGGTGGCATCATCCCAGACCCCCCTGCCTCTccagcaggcagacacaactctgacacagcagagcaggc TGTCATGGTGGtgagctgctcctctctgctcctccctctgctgctccctcgACTCTACCCTCCTCTCTTTACCCTGTACTGCCTGCAGGAGGAACGGGAGGAGGCCCAGTACTGGGAGCGCATCCTCCGAATCAACAAGCAGCCCGACCAGTCACTGCTCAACTTCCTGGGAGTGCAGGA GAAGTTCTGGCCTGTGTGGATGTCAATTctgggagagagaaagcag ATTGTGTCTACCAGTAAAGATGCctgctttgtttctgctgtagAGACACTCCAACAAATCAG CACCACCTTCACTCCGTCAGACAAACTCCTCGTCATCCAGAAGACGTTTGAGGAGTtgacacaggaagtaaaacctCTGCTGCATGGTGACTTCCTGTGGTGCATGGACGACCTGCTCCCCCTGTTCCTCTATGTGGTGTTCAGGGCGAG gATCAGGAACCTGGGAGCTGAGGTTAATCTGATAGAAGATTTAATGGATCCCAACGTTCAGCATGGAGAGCTGGGAATGATGTTCACCACACTTAAG GCCTGCTACATCCAGATCCAGCGGGAGCCAACTACATAG